One window of the Bos indicus isolate NIAB-ARS_2022 breed Sahiwal x Tharparkar chromosome 15, NIAB-ARS_B.indTharparkar_mat_pri_1.0, whole genome shotgun sequence genome contains the following:
- the LOC109569495 gene encoding olfactory receptor 51T1-like — translation MMIFNNTTSSPSTFLLTAFPGLELAHVWISIPVCCLYIIALLGNTMILFVIFVKQRLHKPMYYFLSMLSAADLCLTITTLPTVLGVLWFHAQEISFKACLIQMFFVHAFSFLESSVLAIMAFDRFMAICNPLKYATVLKDMMIMVIGLFICVRQLIFIFPMLLALKTISFQERKELSHPFCYHPDIIRDTYSNPWINSFLGLFLQLYMTGTDLMFILVSYVLIIRAVLSIMAPKKQKKALNTCVCHICAVTIFYVPMISLSFTHRLLSSTPRVICSILANVYLLLPPVVNPIIYSLKTRTIRQAMLQLLQTKCSWSRNVRGLRGSWD, via the coding sequence ATGATGATTTTCAATAACACCACATCCTCCCCTTCAACCTTCCTCCTCACTGCATTCCCTGGGCTGGAACTCGCTCATGTCTGGATCTCCATCCCTGTCTGCTGTCTCTACATCATTGCTCTCTTGGGAAATACTATGATCCTGTTTGTCATCTTTGTTAAGCAGCGTCTCCACAAGCCCATGTACTATTTCCTCTCTATGCTGTCAGCTGCTGATTTGTGTCTGACCATCACGACCCTCCCCACTGTGCTTGGGGTTCTCTGGTTTCATGCCCAGGAAATCAGCTTTAAAGCTTGCctcattcaaatgttctttgtaCATGCTTTCTCCTTCCTGGAGTCCTCAGTGCTGGCAATTATGGCTTTTGACCGCTTCATGGCTATCTGTAACCCACTGAAATATGCCACTGTCCTCAAAGACATGATGATCATGGTGATCGGACTATTCATTTGCGTACGACAACTAATTTTCATCTTTCCCATGCTTCTAGCCTTGAAGACTATATCTTTCCAGGAAAGAAAGGAGCTTTCCCATCCATTTTGTTACCACCCAGATATAATCAGAGATACATATTCCAACCCCTGGATCAACAGCTTTTTGGGCTTGTTTCTTCAGCTCTACATGACTGGTACTGACTTAATGTTCATTCTTGTCTCCTATGTCCTGATAATCCGTGCTGTCCTGAGCATCATGGCCCccaagaagcaaaagaaagctctCAACACTTGTGTGTGTCACATCTGTGCTGTCACTATTTTCTATGTGCCAATGATCAGCCTGTCCTTTACACATCGCCTCCTTAGCTCTACTCCGAGGGTGATCTGTAGTATTTTGGCCAATGTGTATTTGCTCTTACCACCTGTAGTGAACCCTATCATTTACAGCTTGAAGACCAGGACGATCCGCCAGGCTATGCTCCAGCTACTTCAAACTAAATGTTCATGGAGCCGTAATGTGAGGGGTCTTAGAGGATCATGGGACTGA
- the LOC109569299 gene encoding olfactory receptor 51A4 produces MSIINISHAEITTFILVGMPGLEYAHIWISIPMCSMYLIALLGNCTILFIIKTEPSLHEPVYYFLSMLTLSDTGLSFSSLPTMLRIFLFKASEISANAYFAQQFFIHGFTALESSVLLIMSFDRVLAIHNPLRYSSLLTTLRVAQIGIVCFFKSFFLVLPFPFTLRMLKYCKKCQLSHSYCLHQDVVKLACSDNQIDVIYGFFGALCLMVDFMLIAVSYILILKTVLGIASQKEELKALNTCVSHICAVIIFYLPIINLAIVHPFVQHVSPLFNVLMTNVLLLVPPLMNPIVYCVKTRQIRVKVVAKLCQKQIY; encoded by the coding sequence ATGTCCATTATCAACATATCACATGCTGAAATCACCACCTTCATCTTGGTTGGGATGCCGGGGCTAGAATATGCACACATCTGGATATCTATTCCAATGTGCAGCATGTATCTTATTGCTCTTCTGGGAAACTGCACCATCCTTTTCATCATTAAGACAGAACCATCCTTGCATGAGCCTGTGTACTATTTCCTTTCCATGTTGACTTTGTCTGACACGGGCCtatccttttcctctcttcccactATGTTGAGGATCTTCTTATTTAAAGCTTCTGAAATCTCTGCAAATGCCTACTTTGCTCAACAATTCTTCATCCATGGATTCACAGCACTGGAATCCTCAGTGCTCCTGATCATGTCGTTCGATCGCGTCCTAGCCATCCACAACCCTCTGAGATACAGCTCCCTTCTTACAACTCTCAGAGTTGCCCAAATTGGAATTGTATGCTTTTTCAAGAGCTTCTTCCTGgttcttccctttcccttcacTTTGAGAATGTTGAAATATTGTAAGAAATGCCAACTATCACATTCCTACTGTCTCCACCAGGATGTCGTGAAGCTGGCCTGCTCTGACAACCAGATTGATGTCATTTATGGCTTTTTTGGAGCACTCTGCCTTATGGTAGACTTTATGCTCATTGCTGTGTCTTACATCCTAATCCTCAAGACTGTGCTTGGAATTGCATCCCAAAAGGAAGAGCTCAAGGCCCTCAATACTTGTGTTTCACACATCTGTGCAGTGATCATCTTCTATCTGCCCATCATCAACCTTGCCATTGTTCATCCTTTTGTCCAGCATGTCTCTCCCCTCTTCAATGTTCTTATGACAAATGTTCTTTTACTTGTGCCTCCACTGATGAATCCCATTGTGTACTGTGTCAAAACCAGGCAGATTAGAGTAAAAGTTGTAGCAAAATTATGtcagaaacaaatatattaa